In the Natrinema sp. CBA1119 genome, ACGGGCGTATATGATTGCAGTAGCCGCGCTCTGGCTCGGATTGCTCGGCGCGGGTTACGCCAGTGCCAGGCTATACGGATGGTACACGCTTCGACGCCGCCCGGACGGCCGGCGATCGCTCGGTACGTATCGCCTTCTCGCCGTCGTCGGCTTCGGGACTGGAATCGTCCTCGCGTTATCCGGCCTCCTCGAGGAGACTGAAAACGCCCTCTCGAGTGTCCATCCAGCGCTGGCGGGCGGGACCGGAGCGACGCTCGCTTGGCTTCCCGTGCTCGGCGGTGCGATCGTCGCGACGCTCGTCGCGTATCTCGGCGTCTTTCCGTACGCTCGCGAACGCCGCGACCTCGAGATCAGCGCCGCGACGGCGGTCGGTCGGCTCGCGAAATATCTCGTGGCGATTACGATGCTCTGCCTTGGGGCACTCGTTCCCCTCGTCGCGCTCGTCAGCGCATCGGATCCCAGTCCGTTGTTGATCCCGCTCTCGTTCGTCGTCCTCATCGCCGTGGTCTACGCCTGGTTGCAGTACGGCATTCGCCTCTCGCAGACAGTCACCGAGACGACGGCCGAACAGCGCCAGCGACTCGAGAACGCTGGCGACCGAGCCGGCCTGACCGCGACGATCGCCGGCGTGATCCCGGCTCGCGAAGCCGAGATAGCCAGACTCTTCCTCGACGGACCGTTCTGGAATCGGCGGGTGTACGCCACGGACTACGCTCTCGACGCCCTCGACGACGAGGCGCTGACTGCGCTCTGTGCGCGTGCGGACGCCAGCGACGAGTTGTGGCTCCTCGAGCGGCGGTCACTAGTGCTGGCGCTTCTCTTCGGACTGATCGTGACGCTGACCGTCTGGACATCGCTTCTCATTATGGTGGGTTGCGTTGCGATCACCGCGCCGCTTCTTCTCCGGTATTACCGGCGGTTCGAGTTCGCTGCCGATCGCCGCGCCGCTCGATCCGTCGGAGCCGCGCCCCTCGCGTCCGCTATCGAGACCGGCTCCGACCTGTCCGACGACCGGGGTCGGCTCAGAGAGTTGCTCGCGTCGCAGCCGTCGCGGTCTCGGCGACTCGAGCGCCTTCGCGACATCTGATCAAAGCGTCTCGAGGATCCCCAGCACGCGCTCCTCGGCCTCTCGTTTCGGCCCGTTCTCGCTCCCGTCCCGGTCGCTCTCGAGGTGATCCGCGACCGAGCGATCCATCGCCGTCTCGAGCGATGTCGACTCCCAGTCGAGCGCGGCGAGTTTCGCCGTCGAGAGGACGTGGGGATACGTCCGGTAGAGGGGGTAGTCGTCGAGTTCGATGTCGCCGACCGCGAGCTCTCGCGGGCCGGCGCGGACGAGTTCTACGTCATTCGCTTTTTCCGTGGCGCTATGCGCCACGCGATCGAGGGACTCAGCGATCAGGTCGATCATCTCCTCGAGCGTGACGAGCCGTCGGTCGCCGACGTTATAGGCCTCGCCGGCCTCGCCGCGCTCGGCCACGATCCGGAGCGCGCTCGCGACGTCTTCGACGTAGACGCGGTGGCGGAGGTTCGTCCCGTCGCCGGGCACCACGACGCGGTCAAAGCGGTTCACGCGGTCGATCCACCAGTCCAGGCGCTCGGTGTGGTCGTGGGGGCCGTAGACGATTGGCGGCCGGACGGCCATTGCGCGGACGCCGTCCTCGGCCGCCGCGAAGACGGCGCGGTCGCCCTCGGCCTTCCGATTGCCGTAGGTCTCGAACGAATCGTCGGTCGCCTGCTCGAGCGTACACTCGTGCAGCGGCGTCTCGCCCTCCCGCTTGGGGATCTCCTCGCGGCCGTAGGCCGCGCCGCTCGAGACGTAGACGTACGCGTCGCAGTCCGCGAAAATGGTCGTCGCGGCGCGGACGTCTTTCGGATGGTAGGCCACGCAGTCGAAGACCGCGTCGGGGTCGACCGTCGTCGCCGCGGCCTCGAGGGCGGTCTCGTTCGTCCGGTCACCCTCGACGTGATCGACCCGTTCGTCGTCCGCGAACGGGTTTCCGCTGGTTCCGCGGGTGAACAGTGTGACGTCGTAGTCGTGCTCGAGCAAGTCGTCGACGAGGTGGCGGCCGATGAAGCGAGTGCCGCCGATGACGAGTGCGCTGTCCATGCGTAGCCGTCACGGCTGCGGGAAAAAACTGTGGCGGCTGGGCGAGCCACGCTGACTCCGTTCTCGAGGCGGCGGCCGATACGGGCGGCATCGTCAACGGAGAGCACCCGGAGTTCGCCCCTGAGCTTTTAGGGATGCCTGTGAAACGGTAGTCATGACCAATTCAGGTACCGATGCCGAGTCAGCGACCGACCCCGAACTCAGCGACGACGCGATGGGTCGGTTTCCCGTTCCGGCTTTCGAGGACCTCCCCGAGGATCTCCAGGACCGAATTGCGGCGGAAACCGACCGCGCCGGATTCACGCCGAACGTCTTCGCTGCGATGGCGTACAAACCGTCTCACTTTCGCGCGTTCTTCGACTATCACGACGCACTCGTCGAAGACACCGCCCTCGAGCGCGAAGAGATCGAAATGATCGTCGTCGCGGTCTCAGGCGTCAACCACTGCTACTACTGTAACGTCGCCCACGGCGCGCTCGTGCGAATCTACGCCGACGATCCGACGCTGGCCGATCAACTGGTGGCTAACTACCGGACCGCCGACATCAACGACGCTCATCGGACGATGCTCGACGTCGCCGTGAAACTGACCGAACGACCGACCGAGGTCGAGCGGGACGACCTCGAGGCGCTTCGCGAGGTCGGGTTCAGCGAGGAGGCGCTCTGGGATATCGCGTCCGTGACCGCGTTTTACAACCTGAGCAATCGGTTGGCGATGTTCGCGGAGATGCGGCCCAACGAGGAATTCCACACGCTGGGTCGCGAGTAGCGGTCGCGTATCGCATCCTCGAGTCGACGACGACTCCGGCCCGCGGACGGAAAATTATTGTATCGTAACGAGTGAAGAGAAGCGGCAGGTCGCGGCTCAGTCGTCGCTCGCTGCGAAACTGGTCGATTCGGCCTCTGCGGCCACCTCGGGCGCACCGGGCAGTTCGTTGCGGACATCGTCGCTCCCCTGCTCGGTGATCGCCTCGTAGTAGGCCTCGGGCATGACCTTCACGAAGGATTCGAGGGCGCGCTCCCAGTTCTCGAGCAGCAGTTGCCCGCGTTCGGAGCCGGTGTACGCGACGTGGTTCTCGACGAGCCGACGGAGCATCCGTTCGTCTTTCTCCTCGAGGTCGTCGTGAAGCGAGACCATGCCGGTGTTGGCCTTGGCCTCGAACTCGTCGTCGGGGTCGTAGACGTACGCGACGCCGCCGGACATGCCGGCGGCGAAGTTCTTCCCGGTCTCGCCGAGCACCGCGACGACGCCGCCGGTCATGTACTCACAGCCGTGGTCGCCGACGCCTTCGACGACGGCCTTGGCTCCGGAGTTGCGGACGGCGAAGCGCTCGCCGGCGACGCCGTTGACGTACATTTGTCCGTCGGTCGCGCCGTAGAGTGCGACGTTGCCAATCGAGATGTTTTCCGTTGGATCGTAGCCCGCGGTCTCGGGCGTGCGAATCGTGAGTTTGCCACCGGAGAGCCCCTTGCCGACGTAGTCGTTCGCGCTGCCGTCGAGATGCATCGAGACGCCGCTGGCGAGGAACGCACCGAAGCTCTGGCCGGCGGTCCCTTCCGCGTCGATGGTGATCGTATCCTCCGGGAGGCCGGGTTCACCGTAGCGGTCCGTGATGCGGTTCGAGAGCATCGCGCCGACGGTCCGGTCGACGTTCGTGACGTCCGTCTCGAGCGAGACGGGTTCTTGGTCCTCGATGGCGTCGGCCGCGGCCTCGATGAGGTCGCGGTCGAGTTGGTCCTCGAGCTCGTGGTCCTGTTCGCGGATCTTGCGGCGGACGTCGCCGCCCGGATCCGCCAGCACTTCCGAGAGGTCGACTTTGCGAGCCTTCGGGTGGTCGACATCGGTACGCTGTTCCAGGACGCCAACCTGCCCGATCATCTCGTCGATGGTCTCGTAACCGAGTTCGGCCATGATCTCGCGCAGCTCCTGGGCGATGAACGTCATGTAGTTGATGACGTGTTCGGGCTCGCCGGGGAAGCGCTTGCGCAGGTCCTCACGCTGGGTGGCGACGCCGACCGGGCAGGTGTTCTTGTGACACTGTCGGGCCATCACGCAGCCGCCGGTGACCAGCGAGGCGGTGCCGAAGATGTACTCTTCGGCGCCGAGGAGGGCGGCGACGGCGACGTCGCGCCCGGTCTTCATCCCGCCGTCGGTCGAGACGCGGATGCGATCGCGGAGGCCGGTCGCACAGAGCATCTGGTTGGCCTCGGCGAGGCCGAGCTCCCAGGGGAGACCGGCGCTCTTGATCGAGGTGCGCGGCGAGGCACCGGTGCCGCCGTCGTGACCCGAGATGTGGACCACGTCGGCGTTGGCCTTGGCGACGCCGGCGGCGACCGTGCCGATGCCGGCCTCGGAGACGAGCTTGACGTTGATGTCCGCCGTCTCGTTCGCGGCTTTCAGGTCGAAGATCAGCTGTTTGAGGTCCTCGATGGAGTAGATGTCGTGTAGCGGCGGCGGCGAGATGAGCCCCACGCCGGGCGTCGACTTGCGGACGTGGGCGATCATCTCGTTGACCTTCGAGCCGGGGAGGTGGCCACCCTCTCCGGGCTTCGAGCCCTGTGCCATCTTGATCTGCAGCTCGTCGGCGTTCGAGAGGTACGTCGAGGTGACGCCGAAGCGGCCCGACGCCACCTGTTTGACGTTACACTCGCGCTCGGTGTTGAATCGCTCGGGCGGTTCGCCGCCCTCGCCGGAGTTGGACTTGGCGCCCAGCCGGTTCATCGCGATCGAGTTGTTCTCGTGGGCCTCCGGCGAGAGACTCCCGAGACTCATCGCGGCCGTCGAGAACCGCTGGACGACGTCCTTGATCGGCTCGACGTCCTCGACCGGGATCGGATCGCGATCCGACTCGAACTCGAGGAGGCCCCGAAGCGTCTGGAGGTTCTGTTGCTGATCGTTGATCTGCTCGGCGAACTCCTGGTAGCGCTCGTAGTCGTTCGAGCGGACCGCCTGCTGGAGCGCGCCGACGGTCTGGGGGTTCCACTGGTGGTAGATCCCGTCCGAACGGTGTTCGAACTCGCCGTGGCGGTCGAGGTCGGCGTCCTCGCCGTCGCCGTCGAAGGCGGTGGCGTGGCGCTCGCGGAGGTCTTCCTCGATCTCGGCGAGGCCGATCCCCTCGGTGCGGTTCTCGGTGCCTTCGAAGTACTCGGCGACCAGCCCCGAGTCGAGGCCGACGGCCTCGAAGATCTGTGCTCCCTGGTAGCT is a window encoding:
- a CDS encoding M48 family metalloprotease encodes the protein MIAVAALWLGLLGAGYASARLYGWYTLRRRPDGRRSLGTYRLLAVVGFGTGIVLALSGLLEETENALSSVHPALAGGTGATLAWLPVLGGAIVATLVAYLGVFPYARERRDLEISAATAVGRLAKYLVAITMLCLGALVPLVALVSASDPSPLLIPLSFVVLIAVVYAWLQYGIRLSQTVTETTAEQRQRLENAGDRAGLTATIAGVIPAREAEIARLFLDGPFWNRRVYATDYALDALDDEALTALCARADASDELWLLERRSLVLALLFGLIVTLTVWTSLLIMVGCVAITAPLLLRYYRRFEFAADRRAARSVGAAPLASAIETGSDLSDDRGRLRELLASQPSRSRRLERLRDI
- a CDS encoding NAD-dependent epimerase/dehydratase family protein; its protein translation is MDSALVIGGTRFIGRHLVDDLLEHDYDVTLFTRGTSGNPFADDERVDHVEGDRTNETALEAAATTVDPDAVFDCVAYHPKDVRAATTIFADCDAYVYVSSGAAYGREEIPKREGETPLHECTLEQATDDSFETYGNRKAEGDRAVFAAAEDGVRAMAVRPPIVYGPHDHTERLDWWIDRVNRFDRVVVPGDGTNLRHRVYVEDVASALRIVAERGEAGEAYNVGDRRLVTLEEMIDLIAESLDRVAHSATEKANDVELVRAGPRELAVGDIELDDYPLYRTYPHVLSTAKLAALDWESTSLETAMDRSVADHLESDRDGSENGPKREAEERVLGILETL
- the gltB gene encoding glutamate synthase large subunit is translated as MPQPHIASSAERSQGLADPADARSNCGVGVVMDLDGDGGHDVVADGLELLINLEHRGTTGAEKNTGDGAGIMLQTPDSFFREVLDAELPDTYAVGSLFLPQDDAARNALVSLVEETVDTYDLSVLEWRDVPTNNDDLGETAVDSEPDVHQVVVAPDDNISGDDFDRRLYVARRALENAVESADIENKERFYVVSLDSKTVVYKGLLKGVQVPDYYPDLTDERMESTFAMVHERFSTNTLGAWHLAHPYRNIIHNGEFNTIQGNINWMRARETDIESDVLADLEAVKPIIDDPDQSDTASVDNALELLMQDGRDLEHALRMLVPEAWRGDDAMDPDRKDWYDFHASLVEPWDGPALVAATDGERVGAVLDRNGLRPCRYDVTTDNQLIMASEAGALETEPENIEERGRLKPGQLFLADPNEGRVIPDEEVFEDLTDDRYGEWVAQEQVHLDDIRTTNDRSPQQTVSGLRDYQAAFGYTHDELENMIEPMTQKGKDPVGSMGDDTPLSVLTDFNRPLFSYFKQLFAQVTNPPLDYIREELVTSMESRLGFQRNLLDESPEHARQLVLDSPILTDAELGSIRDCSTNGITTATIDITYEPESAELGAGLEAAIERVREDVVEAIEDGGHDIIVLSDRTVDEDRVAIPSLLATGAVHHHLVRNGLRNHVGLVVESADPRTVHHFATLVGYGAGAVNPYLAYQTIEDITAGPDGADTEVAIDAYVGAVEDGLLKIMAKMGISTVESYQGAQIFEAVGLDSGLVAEYFEGTENRTEGIGLAEIEEDLRERHATAFDGDGEDADLDRHGEFEHRSDGIYHQWNPQTVGALQQAVRSNDYERYQEFAEQINDQQQNLQTLRGLLEFESDRDPIPVEDVEPIKDVVQRFSTAAMSLGSLSPEAHENNSIAMNRLGAKSNSGEGGEPPERFNTERECNVKQVASGRFGVTSTYLSNADELQIKMAQGSKPGEGGHLPGSKVNEMIAHVRKSTPGVGLISPPPLHDIYSIEDLKQLIFDLKAANETADINVKLVSEAGIGTVAAGVAKANADVVHISGHDGGTGASPRTSIKSAGLPWELGLAEANQMLCATGLRDRIRVSTDGGMKTGRDVAVAALLGAEEYIFGTASLVTGGCVMARQCHKNTCPVGVATQREDLRKRFPGEPEHVINYMTFIAQELREIMAELGYETIDEMIGQVGVLEQRTDVDHPKARKVDLSEVLADPGGDVRRKIREQDHELEDQLDRDLIEAAADAIEDQEPVSLETDVTNVDRTVGAMLSNRITDRYGEPGLPEDTITIDAEGTAGQSFGAFLASGVSMHLDGSANDYVGKGLSGGKLTIRTPETAGYDPTENISIGNVALYGATDGQMYVNGVAGERFAVRNSGAKAVVEGVGDHGCEYMTGGVVAVLGETGKNFAAGMSGGVAYVYDPDDEFEAKANTGMVSLHDDLEEKDERMLRRLVENHVAYTGSERGQLLLENWERALESFVKVMPEAYYEAITEQGSDDVRNELPGAPEVAAEAESTSFAASDD
- a CDS encoding peroxidase-related enzyme (This protein belongs to a clade of uncharacterized proteins related to peroxidases such as the alkylhydroperoxidase AhpD.), which translates into the protein MTNSGTDAESATDPELSDDAMGRFPVPAFEDLPEDLQDRIAAETDRAGFTPNVFAAMAYKPSHFRAFFDYHDALVEDTALEREEIEMIVVAVSGVNHCYYCNVAHGALVRIYADDPTLADQLVANYRTADINDAHRTMLDVAVKLTERPTEVERDDLEALREVGFSEEALWDIASVTAFYNLSNRLAMFAEMRPNEEFHTLGRE